The Parasteatoda tepidariorum isolate YZ-2023 chromosome X2, CAS_Ptep_4.0, whole genome shotgun sequence genome includes a region encoding these proteins:
- the LOC107445276 gene encoding peroxiredoxin 2 has protein sequence MAPQLTKPAPDFEGTAVINGAFKQIKLSDYKNKYLVLFFYPLDFTFVCPTEIILFSDRIEEFKRINCEVVACSTDSHFSHLAWINTPRKDGGLGKMNIPLLADKNAKISKDYGVYEETQGIPFRGLFIIDEKGTLRQITINDLPVGRSVDETLRLVQAFQFTDKHGEVCPANWKPGDKSMKPDPDGSKEYFKNN, from the exons ATGGCACCACAATTAACAAAACCAGCTCCTGACTTTGAGGGGACAGCTGTTATTAACGGCgctttcaaacaaataaaactaagtgattataaaaacaagtaCTTAGTTTTGTTCTTCTATCCATTGGACtt CACATTTGTCTGCccaacagaaataattttattcagtgaCAGAATTGAAGAGTTTAAAAGAATCAATTGCGAAGTCGTCGCTTGCTCGACTGACAGTCATTTCAGTCATTTAGCCTG gattAACACCCCACGGAAAGATGGTGGTTTAGGCAAAATGAACATTCCACTGTTAGCAGATAAAAACGCAAAAATATCTAAAGACTATGGAGTATATGAAGAAACTCAAGGAATTCCATTCag aggtCTATTCATAATTGATGAAAAAGGTACACTTCGACAGATTACAATAAATGATTTGCCAGTCGGAAGATCTGTAGATGAAACACTACGACTAGTTCAAGCTTTTCAATTTACAGATAAGCATGGTGAAG TTTGTCCAGCTAACTGGAAACCTGGAGACAAATCAATGAAGCCTGACCCAGATGGTAGCAAAGaatatttcaagaataattAA
- the LOC107445275 gene encoding uncharacterized protein, protein MTADKEDLVLVTGASGFIALHVIQLLQREGYRVRGTVRSLKNEKKVQPLKELCPDARYPLELVEADLTNDSGWDAAAKDCKYAIHIASPFPNAPPKCEDELLIPAVEGTKRVLRACANSGTIKRVVLTSSISAVHGESTNEAGRVYNEDDWTDITSPAVDAYSKSKTMAERAAWEFIRSLPSEKKMELATINPSLVMGPSISGVVCTSLELIKRLMDGSMPLIPRLYLAICDVRDVAEAHLKAMIVPEAANQRHLVNSAHLWLTDIAHILRNEFASMGYFIPTWPVPYIGLWFYSFFDNSTRLILQRINQTYTFSNKRMKEVLKVEGHKAKDTLQDTVHGMIDCGVVKRTWQYRRPGVPQ, encoded by the coding sequence ATGACGGCAGACAAGGAAGATCTTGTTCTAGTAACAGGAGCTTCAGGCTTCATAGCTTTGCACGTGATTCAGCTTCTTCAGCGAGAGGGCTACCGAGTTAGAGGCACTGTTCGCagtcttaaaaatgaaaagaaagttcAGCCCCTAAAAGAGCTCTGTCCCGATGCTCGGTACCCATTAGAACTCGTAGAAGCCGATTTAACAAATGATTCCGGATGGGATGCTGCTGCAAAAGATTGCAAATATGCAATCCACATAGCTTCACCTTTTCCAAATGCTCCACCAAAATGTGAAGATGAATTGCTGATTCCGGCTGTTGAGGGCACTAAAAGGGTTTTACGAGCTTGTGCAAATTCAGGAACCATCAAGAGAGTAGTACTGACGAGTAGCATTAGTGCTGTACACGGAGAATCAACAAATGAAGCTGGACGAGTCTATAATGAAGATGATTGGACAGATATTACATCGCCAGCTGTAGATGCTTACAGCAAAAGCAAAACCATGGCAGAAAGAGCAGCTTGGGAGTTCATTCGATCTTTGCCTTCTGAGAAAAAGATGGAATTGGCAACTATAAACCCTAGCTTGGTTATGGGTCCTTCTATAAGTGGAGTCGTCTGTACCAGCTTAGAACTCATCAAACGCCTTATGGATGGTAGTATGCCATTGATCCCTCGCTTGTACCTAGCTATTTGTGATGTTCGAGATGTGGCTGAGGCTCATCTGAAAGCCATGATAGTACCAGAAGCAGCAAATCAACGTCACTTGGTAAATTCAGCACATCTATGGCTGACAGATATAGCACACATTCTCCGTAATGAATTTGCTTCAATGGGATATTTCATTCCCACTTGGCCAGTACCTTACATTGGTTTGTggttttacagtttttttgaCAACTCAACTAGACTCATTTTGCAAAGAATTAATCAAACTTACACCTTTtctaataaaagaatgaaagaagTTTTGAAGGTTGAGGGACATAAAGCTAAAGATACTTTACAGGACACTGTCCATGGCATGATAGATTGTGGTGTTGTTAAAAGGACCTGGCAGTACAGAAGACCTGGTGTACCGCAGTGA